Proteins from a single region of Ischnura elegans chromosome 2, ioIscEleg1.1, whole genome shotgun sequence:
- the LOC124154346 gene encoding uncharacterized protein LOC124154346: MESLKLLFLLGVCLSLLDTAISDPIPQNETIYANETVYKPPDEGCGRKGGKNDFQVCIMEHFLPENVTRGMYNESRCPTCAHICSKSESILNCAYSAIDERAQCNQYVRDVGERFFRGIFAATVAFFCEGGGDRLTTIDDSQNMRCIVTQESNCTISLIPDDRSDSRTLEFTPEALCRNFISGLSCVAKKAEACNQETAALFLQYADYLKTNSPCSSPAGS, encoded by the exons ATGGAGTCCCTCAAGCTGTTATTTTTACTCG GGGTGTGCCTTTCACTTTTGGATACAGCAATTTCGGATCCAATCCCTCAAAACGAGACAATATATGCAAACGAGACTGTTTATAAGCCACCTGATGAAGGCTGCGGAAGGAAA gggggaaaaaacgatttccaggTGTGCATCATGGAGCATTTCCTTCCGGAAAATGTGACGCGGGGAATGTACAATGAAAGTAGATGCCCTACCTGTGCTCACATCTGCAG CAAGTCGGAGTCGATATTAAATTGTGCATACAGTGCCATAGATGAAAGAGCTCAATGCAACCAATATGTGAGAGACGTGGGGGAGCGGTTTTTTCGTGGTATTTTCGCCGCCACAGTCGCTTTCTTCTGCGAAGGAGGCGGAGACAGGTTGACAA CTATCGACGACAGTCAGAACATGCGCTGCATTGTGACCCAGGAAAGCAATTGCACTATATCTCTTATACCAGATGATAGAAGTGATAGCAGAACTTTAGAATTCACTCCAGAAGCTTTGTGCAG GAACTTCATATCGGGATTGTCCTGCGTGGCGAAGAAAGCAGAAGCTTGTAATCAAGAAACTGCCGCACTATTCCTTCAGTACGCAGACTATCTTAAGACAAATAGTCCCTGCTCCTCACCCGCTGGAAGctaa